ACACCAATTCATCGAAAAACGCCTGCCCACTATTGAAGAAATCAATGCCGTTGCGCCCGATACGCCGGTGTTCATCCTGCATTTATACGACCGCGCTTTGCTCAATGCAGCCGCATTACGCGCCGTCGGCTACACCAAAGACACCCCCGAACCGCCCGGAGGCGAAATCAAACGCGATTCGAAAGGCAACCCCACCGGCCTGTTGCTGGCCAAACCGAATGCCATGATCCTGTATTCGACTCTGGCAAAAGGCCCCAAACTGCCGTTTGATTACCAAGTCAACTCCACCCGCCATTTCATGCGCGAGCTGAACCGTTTGGGCGTAACCGGTGTGATTGATGCCGGCGGCGGTTTCCAAAATTATCCCGACGATTACGAAGTCATCCGCAAGCTGGCCGAAGAAAACCAGCTCACCGTGCGCATCGCCTACAACCTCTTTACGCAGAAACCGAAAGAGGAGAAAGAAGACTTCCTCAAATGGACTTCTTCGGTAACCTACAAACAGGGCGACGATTATTTCCGCCACAACGGTGCCGGCGAGATGTTGGTGTTTTCTGCCGCCGACTTTGAAGATTTCCGCCAGCCCCGCCCCGAGATGCCGCCTGAAATGGAAGGCGAATTGGAAGAAGTGGTACGCATTTTGGCGCAAAACAAATGGCCGTGGCGTATGCACGCGACTTATGACGAAACCATTACCCGCGCCTTGGATGTATTTGAAAAGGTTAACCGCGATATTCCGTTGGAAGGCATCAACTGGTTCTTCGACCACGCTGAAACCGTGTCGCAAAAATCCATCGACCGCATTGCCGAACTGGGCGGCGGTATCGCCGTGCAGCACCGCATGGCCTATCAAGGCGAATACTTTGCCGAACGCTACGGCACGGCTGCCGCGACCAACACGCCGCCGGTGAAACGCATTCTCGAAAGCGGCGTGAAAGTGTCGGCCGGTACCGATGCCACCCGTGTGGCTTCTTACAATCCGTGGGTATCCTTGTCTTGGTTGATCAGCGGCAAAACCGTCGGCGGTATGAAACTCTATCCGCAAGCCAA
Above is a genomic segment from Neisseria weaveri containing:
- a CDS encoding amidohydrolase, with the translated sequence MMTTQIDTIFYNGEFTTLDRSKPVAQAVAVADGKFAAVGSNSEILAMAGENTRRIDLKGRSVLPGLFDNHTHIIRGGLNYNMELRWDGVRSLADAMAMLKAQVDITPAPQWVRVVGGFTEHQFIEKRLPTIEEINAVAPDTPVFILHLYDRALLNAAALRAVGYTKDTPEPPGGEIKRDSKGNPTGLLLAKPNAMILYSTLAKGPKLPFDYQVNSTRHFMRELNRLGVTGVIDAGGGFQNYPDDYEVIRKLAEENQLTVRIAYNLFTQKPKEEKEDFLKWTSSVTYKQGDDYFRHNGAGEMLVFSAADFEDFRQPRPEMPPEMEGELEEVVRILAQNKWPWRMHATYDETITRALDVFEKVNRDIPLEGINWFFDHAETVSQKSIDRIAELGGGIAVQHRMAYQGEYFAERYGTAAATNTPPVKRILESGVKVSAGTDATRVASYNPWVSLSWLISGKTVGGMKLYPQANLLDRETALRMWTENVAWFSNEVGKRGRIEVGHLADMMVPSKDFFSVPEDEIPFLTSDLTVVGGRVVYGAGSFSDLDTPPPPAMPDWSPVHKYRGYGAWGDPEGAGKNSLAPLRQQAIASCSCASACGLHGHDHARAWASSAPVSDLQGFFGALGCSCWAV